The proteins below come from a single Chryseobacterium capnotolerans genomic window:
- the fbaA gene encoding class II fructose-bisphosphate aldolase, with amino-acid sequence MSRIFPAGVATGQLVTDIFQYAKENKFALPAVNVIGSSNVNATMETAAKLNSPVIIQFSNGGAAFNAGKGLSNDGQKSAILGAIAGAKHIHTLAEAYGATVILHTDHCAKKLLPWIDGLMDANEEFFKQTGKSLYSSHMLDLSEESLEENLEISAKYFERMAKLQMTLEVEIGVTGGEEDGVDNSDVDNSKLYTQPEDVAYTYEKLKAISDNFTIAAAFGNVHGVYKPGNVVLTPKILDNSQKYVQEKFGTADKPINFVFHGGSGSTLEEIREAIDYGVIKMNIDTDLQFAYTEGVRDYMVNNIDYLRAQIGNPEGEEKPNKKFYDPRVWVRKGEDTFSTRLVQAFEDLNNVNTLK; translated from the coding sequence ATGAGCAGAATTTTTCCGGCAGGAGTTGCCACAGGTCAGTTAGTTACTGATATCTTTCAGTATGCTAAAGAAAACAAATTTGCATTGCCTGCAGTAAACGTAATTGGATCAAGCAACGTAAACGCTACGATGGAAACTGCAGCGAAATTAAACTCTCCTGTAATTATTCAGTTTTCAAACGGAGGTGCTGCTTTCAATGCAGGGAAAGGATTAAGCAATGACGGACAAAAGTCTGCAATTTTAGGAGCTATTGCTGGAGCAAAACACATTCACACTCTTGCAGAAGCTTACGGAGCTACAGTAATTCTTCACACAGACCACTGTGCAAAGAAATTATTACCTTGGATCGATGGATTAATGGATGCTAACGAAGAATTCTTCAAGCAGACAGGAAAATCTCTTTACTCTTCTCACATGTTAGATCTTTCTGAAGAATCTTTAGAAGAAAACCTTGAAATTTCAGCTAAATATTTCGAAAGAATGGCTAAACTTCAAATGACTCTTGAAGTAGAAATCGGAGTAACTGGTGGTGAAGAAGACGGTGTTGACAACTCAGACGTTGATAACTCTAAATTATATACTCAGCCAGAAGATGTAGCTTATACCTATGAAAAATTAAAAGCTATTTCGGATAACTTTACGATTGCTGCTGCATTCGGTAACGTACACGGAGTTTACAAGCCAGGAAATGTGGTTCTTACCCCAAAAATCCTAGACAACTCTCAGAAATATGTTCAGGAGAAATTCGGAACTGCTGATAAGCCAATTAACTTTGTATTCCACGGAGGTTCAGGATCTACTTTGGAAGAAATCAGAGAGGCAATTGACTACGGAGTAATCAAAATGAATATCGACACTGACCTTCAGTTTGCCTATACAGAAGGAGTAAGAGATTATATGGTTAACAATATTGATTATTTAAGAGCTCAAATCGGAAACCCTGAAGGAGAAGAAAAGCCTAACAAGAAATTCTATGACCCAAGAGTTTGGGTAAGAAAAGGTGAAGATACTTTCTCTACAAGATTAGTACAGGCATTTGAAGATTTAAATAACGTAAATACTTTAAAATAA
- a CDS encoding DUF6973 domain-containing protein gives MRTFKIFFNTIRSMSFKKIMRLLSLVLPHPLFAILSFHATVKAFTIAQAKFPETASNNGIGNAFRHALWCCFIMMYCCKISSPEKALDFCKRMTDLHEELFPNQPLETKMDLHNNKLGMDYFMELLPGIHRQFFEKSFFVDGLVKKMDDAKVLKSLDDNFEGHLVYLED, from the coding sequence ATGAGGACTTTTAAGATATTTTTCAACACCATCCGGAGTATGAGTTTTAAGAAGATTATGCGTCTCTTATCCCTTGTTCTCCCCCATCCTCTTTTTGCCATATTGAGCTTTCATGCTACGGTTAAAGCATTTACCATTGCACAGGCAAAATTCCCTGAAACCGCCTCTAATAATGGAATCGGAAATGCATTCAGACATGCCTTATGGTGCTGTTTTATCATGATGTATTGCTGCAAAATTTCTTCCCCGGAAAAGGCTTTGGACTTCTGTAAAAGAATGACAGATCTTCACGAAGAACTGTTTCCTAACCAACCTTTGGAAACCAAAATGGACCTTCATAACAACAAGCTGGGAATGGATTATTTCATGGAGTTATTACCCGGCATCCACCGTCAATTCTTCGAAAAAAGCTTTTTTGTAGACGGATTGGTAAAAAAAATGGATGATGCTAAAGTCTTAAAGAGCTTAGATGACAACTTTGAGGGGCATCTTGTTTATTTAGAAGACTAA
- a CDS encoding nucleoside recognition domain-containing protein codes for MVLSRIWSAFIIIAIAIASIKYISSSHYKTIFNDMVVGKGGDTVKIATQPMSNLSPVVKDSLTKKNDFADSRIHYKTDSLKQNVTIYRVQEADGVIGTSETAVKICLGLIGIMTLFMGFMSIAEKAGGINLLSRFIQPFFSKLFPDIPKNHPAFGHMLMNFSANLLGLDNAATPFGLKAMESLQTLNPNKDTASNSQIMFLCLHAGGMTLIPVSIIAIRASMGSKTPTDIFLPCMIATFAATLAAMIIVSLYQKINLLRPVVIAYVGGISAIIGLLVVYLVQLSKDELDDFSKVLSNGLILFIFLAIVLGAVYKKINVFDAFIEGAKEGFTTCVKIIPYLVGMLIAISLLRTSGVFDVIIDGMKWVANVANLDPRFVDGLPTALIKPLSGSGARGMMVDTMATFGADSFQGKLAAVLQGSSDTTFYVIAVYFGAVAIKNTRYTVIAMLLADLVGIITSIALAYLFFA; via the coding sequence ATGGTTCTCAGCAGAATTTGGTCGGCTTTCATTATCATTGCCATTGCCATTGCCAGTATAAAATACATTTCGTCAAGCCATTACAAAACCATTTTTAATGATATGGTGGTAGGAAAAGGTGGTGACACGGTGAAGATCGCCACTCAACCTATGAGCAACCTCTCACCTGTTGTGAAGGACAGCCTGACGAAAAAAAATGATTTTGCCGACAGCAGAATTCATTACAAAACAGATTCTTTAAAGCAAAATGTAACCATTTATCGCGTTCAGGAAGCAGATGGGGTTATCGGAACCTCAGAAACGGCTGTAAAAATATGCTTAGGACTAATCGGAATTATGACTCTTTTTATGGGATTCATGAGTATTGCAGAAAAAGCAGGCGGAATCAATCTTTTAAGTCGGTTTATTCAACCTTTTTTTTCTAAATTATTTCCTGATATTCCCAAAAACCACCCGGCATTCGGGCATATGCTGATGAATTTCAGCGCCAATCTTCTGGGATTGGATAATGCGGCTACTCCATTTGGATTGAAAGCTATGGAAAGTCTCCAGACTTTAAATCCCAATAAAGACACTGCCAGCAACTCACAGATCATGTTCTTGTGCCTTCACGCAGGAGGAATGACGCTTATTCCAGTATCAATCATTGCGATCAGAGCCTCAATGGGATCCAAAACGCCTACTGATATCTTCCTGCCCTGTATGATTGCTACTTTTGCAGCAACTTTAGCAGCCATGATTATTGTTTCCCTTTATCAGAAGATCAATCTTCTTCGACCGGTAGTGATTGCTTATGTAGGAGGAATTTCCGCAATCATAGGTTTATTGGTTGTCTATTTAGTTCAGTTAAGCAAAGATGAGCTTGATGACTTCAGTAAGGTATTGAGTAACGGGCTTATTCTCTTCATTTTCCTTGCGATTGTACTTGGAGCTGTTTATAAAAAGATCAACGTTTTTGATGCTTTTATTGAAGGGGCCAAAGAAGGTTTTACTACCTGCGTAAAGATTATTCCTTACCTGGTTGGAATGCTGATTGCGATTTCCCTATTAAGAACTTCCGGCGTTTTTGATGTTATTATTGACGGAATGAAATGGGTAGCCAATGTAGCCAACCTGGATCCAAGATTCGTTGACGGACTTCCTACGGCATTAATAAAACCTTTATCCGGTTCGGGAGCAAGAGGAATGATGGTAGATACCATGGCGACATTTGGAGCAGACAGCTTCCAGGGAAAATTAGCAGCTGTTCTTCAGGGAAGCTCAGATACGACGTTTTACGTGATTGCAGTCTACTTTGGTGCCGTAGCTATAAAGAACACAAGATATACGGTAATTGCTATGCTTTTGGCAGATTTGGTGGGGATTATTACTTCAATTGCCTTAGCTTATTTATTTTTTGCTTAA
- a CDS encoding ferric siderophore ABC transporter substrate-binding protein: MRSYTANKNEENRDRIKSALLSILIWCAILLFVFYYKLKPELDKEPEVITTMLVNFGDNRNGNGAEEPAEQPGSLAAETEVVTPEPVEVPVPETKAEVKPEPVVKPEPKKAEVKDKVITGNNSKNTVAKKEESKKAEKKEATSTSTAKNTKKSGAAKANSKTGNGDGQGNAAIGKFLGGKGQKPGGQGDGNGPGNAGDPLGGEGNGDSKVGIDRKLVGYIPGTMGRGGAQPSHSCTASGSITIAYTVDKAGNVVSARRVGGVSDPCVSSTSVTWVKKYVKAEKANVSSTGTYKITF; the protein is encoded by the coding sequence ATGAGAAGCTATACCGCAAACAAAAATGAGGAAAACCGGGACAGGATAAAGAGCGCATTGCTTTCTATTCTGATTTGGTGTGCCATCCTGCTTTTTGTTTTTTATTATAAATTAAAACCAGAGCTGGATAAAGAACCCGAAGTCATTACTACAATGCTGGTCAACTTTGGAGACAACAGAAACGGAAACGGAGCTGAAGAACCTGCGGAACAGCCTGGAAGCTTAGCGGCAGAAACTGAAGTGGTAACACCAGAGCCGGTAGAAGTTCCTGTTCCTGAGACAAAAGCAGAGGTAAAACCAGAACCTGTAGTGAAACCTGAGCCTAAGAAAGCGGAAGTGAAGGATAAAGTCATTACAGGGAATAATTCAAAAAATACAGTTGCTAAAAAAGAGGAATCTAAAAAAGCAGAGAAAAAAGAAGCTACAAGTACCAGTACTGCTAAAAACACTAAAAAATCAGGAGCTGCAAAAGCCAATTCAAAGACTGGAAATGGTGACGGACAGGGAAATGCTGCAATCGGGAAGTTTCTTGGCGGAAAAGGCCAAAAACCAGGTGGACAAGGTGATGGAAATGGTCCCGGAAATGCAGGAGATCCACTAGGCGGAGAAGGAAACGGAGACAGTAAAGTAGGAATTGATAGAAAACTGGTAGGATATATTCCCGGAACAATGGGAAGGGGTGGAGCACAGCCATCTCACAGCTGTACAGCCAGTGGATCTATTACGATAGCTTATACAGTTGATAAAGCAGGAAATGTAGTGTCAGCAAGAAGAGTTGGCGGAGTTTCAGATCCTTGTGTTTCATCTACATCTGTTACCTGGGTAAAGAAATATGTAAAGGCAGAGAAAGCCAACGTATCTTCTACCGGAACTTATAAAATTACATTCTAA